CGGACCGGCCGGTCCGCTCGACCGTGCCGCCGAGCGCCTGGGCCATCGCCTGGAATCCGTAGCAGATGCCGAACACCGGCAGCCCGGCGTCGAACAGTGCGGCGTCGACCTGCGGCGCCCCCTCGGCGTACACGCTGGACGGGCCGCCGGAGAGGATCACCGCCGTGGGACGGCGGGCCAGCAGCTCCGGCACCGTCATGGTCGAGGGCACTACCTCGCTGTAGACCTGCGCCTCGCGGACCCGCCGGGCGATCAGCTGGGCGTACTGGGCCCCGAAGTCGACCACCAGCACGGTGTCGAACTGGGGGTCGTCGGCGGGGGCGGGGACCGGATTCCGTGGCTCGTTCACCCCCGCAGGGTATCCGGCAGGGGGTGAAACTCGTTTCCCCGCATGGGCCCTGGGGTCGTACCTTGGAGATCTTGTGAAGCATCTCCCACTCGCCGACCCCGGCACCCCCGACCTCGGGGGCGCGGGTCGATTCCTGCGCTGGCTGGGCCGTCGGCAGTGGCGGCTGCTGGGCGTCGGGATCGCGTGGGGGATCTTGTGGATGCTGGCCCAGGCGGCCGTCCCGGCCGCCCTGGGGGCCGGCATCCAGGCGGTCTCCGACAAGGACCGGACCGGGTTCGTCACCTGGGCCGTCGTGGTGCTCGGGCTCGGTGTCGTCCAGGCTGCCGCCGGGGTGTTCCGGCACCGGGCCGCCGTGGCGAACTGGCTCACCGCGGCGTCGCGGGTGCAGCAGCTCGTCGTCGTGCACGCCGCCCGGCTGGGCACCGACCTGCCCCGCCAGGTCGCCACGGGTGAGGTCGTCGCCGTCACCGGCAACGACGTCGAGCGGATCGGCAACGCCTTCGACGTGATCGCCCGGTTCGTGGGCGCGATCGTCGCGTTCTTCGCCATCAGTGTGGTGCTGCTCAACACCTCGCTGTTCCTGGGCCTGGTCGTGCTCGTCGGGGTGCCGCTGCTCATGCTCGTGGTGGCGCCACTGGTCCGCCCGCTCGAGCGCCGCGAGCGGGAGCAGCGGGCCATGTTCGGCGCGACCACCGAGCTGGCCGCCGACACGGTGGCCGGCCTGCGGGTGCTGCGGGGCATCGGTGGCGAGGAGCTGTTCTTGGACCGCTTCCGCACCGCCTCGGACGCGGTCCGCACCGCCGGGATCCGCACCTCGCAGGTGCGCGCCCTGCTGGACGCCCTACAGGTCGCGCTGCCCGGCGTCTTCGTCGTCCTGGTCACCTGGCTGGGCGCGCGCAGCGCGCTGGCCGGCAACCTGCAGGTCGGCCAGCTGGTCGCGTTCTACGGCTACACCGCGTTCCTGGTCATGCCGCTGCGGACCGTCACCGAGACCGCGCACAAGTGGACGGCGGCCCGGGTCGCGGCCACCCGGGTGGTAAGCCTCCTCGCACTCGAGCGCCAGCAGCCGGAGCCGACCCGACCGGCGGACGACCCCGGGCACGGCCCCCTGGTGGACCACGCGAGCGGTTTCGTGGCCGAGCCCGGCCGGCTCACGGCGGTCGTCGCGGTGGACCCGGGCTCCGGGTCCCGGCTGGCCGACCGGCTGGGCGGCTACGCCGAGGGGCTGGTCTCGCTGGCCGGCGTCCCGCTGGTCGAGCTGACCACCGAGGTGGTCCGCACCCGGGTGCTCGTCCAGGACACCGACCCGGTGCTGCTCACCGGCCCGGTGGCCGACCTGTTCGACGTGCCGCGCTCCGGCCGGGTCAGCGTCGAGGAGGCCATCAGCTGGTCGGCCGCCCAGGACATCGTGGAGGGACTGCCCGACGGGCTGGCCACCGACCTGCCCGAGCGGGGTCGGTCGCTGTCCGGAGGGCAGCGGCAGCGGATCGCGTTGGCCCGCTCGCTCGTCGTCGACCCGGGCGTGCTGGTGCTCGACGAGCCGACCAGCGCCGTGGACGCCCACACCGAGGCCCGCATCGGCAGGCTGCTCAAGCAGGCCCGGGCCGGTCGGACGACGGTCGTGGTGACCTCAAGCCCGCTGCTGCTGGACCAGGCCGACCTGGTCGTCCTCATCGAGGACGACCAGGTCGTGGCGACCGGCACGCACGCCGAGCTCATGCACACCCATGCTCTGTACCGCGCGGTCGTGGTCCGCGAGGACGCCGAGCCGGCCGCCACCGCGCCGTCGACGGAGGCGCGGCGATGAAGCGCCCCGTCTCGACCGAGGAGTCCACCCGCCGGGCCGGCACCACCCTGCCGGTGTCCGGGGCCGCCCAGGTCCGCCACTACGTCCTGGAGCTGGGTGGGCGGCACCGGAGCACCCTGGCCGCCGTTGTCGCGCTGAACTCGGTCGCGGCGGTGGCCGGCGTGGTGGGCCCGCAGATCCTCGGCCGGCTGGTCCAGGACCTCGGCGCGGGTCTCACCGTGCAGGACGTGAACAAGGCCGCCCTGATCTTCGTGGTGGCGCTGACCGTCCAGACCGTCTTCACCGGGTGGTCCAGGATGCGCGCGGCGGTCTTCGGCGAGACGGTCCTGGCCGACCTGCGCACCGACTTCCTGGAGCGCGCCGTGGCACTGCCGCCGGGTGTGGTCGAGCGGGCCGGCACCGGCGACCTCGTCACCCGGGCCACCACCGACGTGGACCGGCTGGCCTTCGCGGTGCGCCGGGCGGTCCCCGAGATCGTCATCTCGTTGGGCACGGCCGTGCTCATCGGCGTGGCCCTGACGCTCACCTCGTGGGAGCTCGCGCTGGCCTGGCTGCTGGCCGTTCCGCCGATCCTGGTGACCACCCGCTGGTACTTCCGCCGCGCGCCGAGCGCGTACCGCGAGGAGATGGCCGCCTACGCGGAGGTCAACTCACGGATCGCCGAGACCGTGGACGCCGGGCGCACCGTGGAGGCCTACCGGCTCGGCGCCGACCGGGTGCGGCGCACCGACGACGGCATCCGCTGGTGGATCGGCTGGGAGCGCTACACGCTGTGGCTGCGCACCATCTGGTTCCCGTCGGTCGAGACCGCGTACGTGCTGCCGCTGGCCGCCGTGCTGGCGCTCGGCGGCTGGCTGTACCTGGACGGTCAGGTGAACCTGGGCCAGGTCACCGCCGCGGTGCTGTACACCCAGATGCTCATCGAGCCGGTCGACCTGATCCTCATGTGGTACGACGAGCTGCAGGTCGGGCAGGCGTCGCTGGCCCGGCTGCTCGGCGTCCGCGAGGTCCCCCAGCGCGACGTCGACGGCACCCTCGAGCCGCCGTCCGCCGAGCTGGCCGCCCGGGGCGTGCGCTACGCGTACCGCGAGGGCCGCGACGTGCTGCACGGTGTGGACCTCGACGTCGCGCCGGGCAGCCGGGTGGCCATCGTGGGGCCGTCCGGGGCGGGCAAGAGCACCCTGGGCCGGCTGCTGGCCGGGATCCACCCGCCGCGGACCGGCTCGGTGGAGATGGGCGGGGTCGCTCTCGCCGGCCTGGCCACCGAGACGGTGCGCCGGCACGTGGCGCTGGTGACCCAGGAGCACCACGTGTTCGTGGGCACCCTGCGGGACAACCTGCGGCTGGCGGGCCCGGAGGCGACCGACGACGAGCTGCTGGCGGCGCTGGCCGCGGTGGACGCCCGGGAGTGGGCGACCGCGCTGCCCGAGGGGCTGGACACCGAGGTGGGTGCGGGCGGGCTCAAGCTCACCCCGCCGCAGGCCCAGCAGGTGGCCCTGGCCCGGCTGGTGCTCGCCGACCCGCACACCCTCGTGCTGGACGAGGCGACCTCGCTGCTCGACCCCCGCGCCGCCCGGCACCTCGAGCGCTCGCTCGCCGCGGTGCTCGAGGGGCGCACCGTGATCGCCATCGCGCACCGGCTGCACACCGCGCACGACGCCGAGCTGGTGGCGGTGGTCGAGGACGGCCGGATCAGCGAGTACGGCTCGCACGACGAGCTGGTCGCCGCCGACGGCGCGTACGCGGCGCTGTGGCGTTCCTGGCGGGACGAGGGAACGTAGCCGGTCCGGCTGCGGCATGATCGGCGGGGTGGACGTCGAGGCCCGAGAGCCGACCCTCGTCCAGCGGCTGCTGCCCGGCTTGACCACCCTGCGGCACTACCGCCGGGGGTGGCTGCGCGGGGACGTCCTGGCCGGGGTCACGGTGGCCGCGTACCTGGTGCCGCAGGTGATGGCCTACGCCGGGATCGCCGGACTGCCCCCCGAGGTGGGGCTGTGGGCGATCATGGTGCCGCTCGCGGTGTACGCGTTCCTCGGCTCCTCCACGCAGCTGTCGATCGGCCCCGAGTCGACCACGGCGCTGATGACCGCCACTGCGATCGCCCCCCTGGCCCTCGGCGACAGCGGACGCTACGCGGCACTGGCCGCGGCGCTGGCCGTGCTGGTGGCCCTGTTCTGCCTGCTCGCCTGGGCGCTGCGGGTGGGGTTCATCGCGGACCTGCTGTCCTGGCCGGTGCTCATCGGGTACATGGCCGGCGTCGCCGTGATCATGATCATCAGCCAGCTGGAGAAGCTCACCGGGGTCCCGGTCGAGGGCGACACGTTGATCGCCGAGGTGCGCTCGTTCCTCACCCACCTGTCCGACGTCCACTGGCCGACCTTGGCTGTCGGCCTGGGTGTGCTGGCGTTCCTGCTCCTGGTCCAGCACTACTGGCCGAGGGCGCCCGGTCCGCTGCTCGCCGTCCTGCTCGCGACCACCCTAGTGTCGCTGCTCGACCTGACTGCGGACGGCGTCGCGGTGGTCGGCAGGATCCCCGGCGGGCTGCCGCACCCCGCGCTGCCGGACGTCGGCTGGTCGGACCTGCAGGCGCTGTTCCTGCCCGCGCTCGGCGTGATGATCGTGGGCTACACCGACAACGTGCTGACCGGGCGGGCGTTCGCGGCCAAGGGTGCCTACGACATCGACGCGAACCAGGAGCTGCTGGCCCTCAGCGCGGCGAACCTCGGGGCCGGGGTCTTCCAGGGCTTCCCGGTGAGCAGCAGCGGCAGCCGGACGGCGATCGGGCAAACCGTCGGCAGCCGGACCCAGCTGTACTCGCTGGTGGCCCTGGGCAGCGTCGTCGCGGTGCTGCTGTTCCTCCGGCCGGTGCTCGCGCAGTTCCCGCTGGCCGCCCTCGGCGGGATCGTCGTGTACGCGGCCACCCGGCTGGTCGACCTGCCCGCCTTCCACCGGCTGTGGTCGTTCCGGCGCAGCGAGTACCTGCTCGCCCTGGGCGCGCTGGCCGGTGTGCTCCTGCTGGACATCCTCTACGGGGTGCTCATCGCCGTGGGGCTGTCGGTGCTCGACCTGCTGCGCCGGGTGGCGCGGCCGCACGACGCCGTCCAGGGCCTGGTGCCGGGGCTGGCCGGCATGCACGACATCGACGACTTCCCCCAGGCACAGACCGTCGCCGGCCTGGTCGTCTACCGCTACGACTCGCCGCTGTTCTTCGCCAACGCCGAGGACTTCAAGCGGCGGGCCATGGCGGCGGTCGACGAGCAGCTCTGGCCGGTGCGCTGGTTCGTGCTCAACGCCGAGGCCAACGTCGAGGTCGACGTCACTGCCGTGGACGCGCTCATCGACCTGCGCAGCCACCTGGCGCAGCGCGGCATCGTGTTCGCCATGGCCCGGGTCAAGCAGGACCTGCTCGTGCTGCTCGACCGCGGCGGGCTGGTCCAGCAGGTCGGCTCAGACCTGATCTTCCCGACCCTGCCGACCGCGGTCGAGGGCTACGAGGCGTGGGCCAAGGCTCACCCGGTCGGCTCGTAGGAGCCCGACCGCACCGCCACGACCGGCAGCCGCAGCCCTCCCGGCGCCGTGGCCGGGACCACCGGGTGGCGGGGCGGCACGGCCGGGACCGGCTGGTAGCCGGACCCGAGCGGCGGTCGGAGGTCGGCATCGCCCCTGTTCGGCCACAGCGCCATGGCTCGCTCGGCCTGCGCCGTGATGGTCAGCGACGGGTTGACCCCGAGGTTCGCCGAGACGGTCGAGCCGTCGACCACGTGCAGGCCCGGGTGCCCGTAGGCGCGGTGGTAGGCGTCGACGACACCGTCGTCCGCCGTGGCGCCGATCGCGCAGCCACCGATGAAGTGCGCCGTCATGGGCCGGTTGACCAGGTCACCGAGGTTGCCCATGGCCCGGCCGCGCACCACCGTGGCGAGCCGGCGGACGGCGTCGTTGGCGACCGGGATCCAGGTGGGGTTCGGCTCGCCGTAGCCCTGCTCGGAGGTCAGCCGCCAGCGTCCCAGCCGGGTGCGCGACGAGCGCACGGTGAGCGAGTTGTCCACCGTCTGCATCACCAGGGCGATGACCGCCCGCTCCGACCAGCGGCGGACGTTGAGCGACGCCGCCACCGCGCCGGGGTGCCGGACGGCCTCCCCTAGCCAGGTCGCCCACCGCGGCCGGGGGCCTCCGCCGTCGGTGAGGATCGTGTTGAGCAGCCCCATGGCGTTGCTGCCCTTGCCGTAGCGCACCGGCTCGATGTGGGTGTGCGGCTCGGGGTAGAACGAGGACGTGATCGCCACCCCGCGGGTGTAGTCAGTGCTGGTGTCCTTGGCCACGGCGCCCACGAGCGACTCGGAGTTGGTCCGGGACAGCCGGCCCAGGGTGGGCGACAGCCCGGGCAGGTGCCCGTCGTCGCGCATCCGGTGAAGCAGCCGCTGGGTGTTGTACGCGCCGGCGGACACGACCACCTGCTCGGCGGTCAGCGTGGCCGGCTCGCGGCGGACCCAGGCGCCGGGGCGCTGGGTGTCCACGGCGAACCCGCCGCCGGTCAGCGGGCGGATCCGGACGGCCGCGGTGTCAGGGAGCACCGTCGTCCCCGCGGCCTCGGCCAGCCCGAGGTAGTTCTTGGGCAGCGTGTTCTTGGCGTTGTGCCGGCAGCCGGTCATGCACGCGCCGCACTCGGTGCAGCCGGCCCGGCTCGGGCCGGCGCCGCCGAAGAACGGGTCGGCGGCCGGGACTCCTGGGCCGTCCCCGAAGAACACCCCGACCGGGGTGAGCCCGAAGGTGTGCCCCACCCCCATCTCGTCGGCCACCGCCTTCATGGCGACGTCCGCGGGGGTCATGGTGGGGTTGCGGACGACGCCGAGCATGCGCGAGGCCTGGTCGTAGTAGGGGGCGAGCTCGGCCTCCCAGTCGGTGATGTCCCGCCACTGCGGGTCGGCGAAGAACGTCTTGGGCGGCACGTAGAGGGTGTTGGCGTAGACCAGCGAGCCGCCGCCGACCCCCGCCCCGGCGAGGACCACCGCGTGCCCCAGCAGATGGATGCGCTGGATCCCGCGCAGCCCGAGGGCCGGTGCCCATAGGAACGACCGGGCCCGCCACGAGGTCTTCGGCAGGGTCGTCTCGTCGAACCGTCGGCCGGCCTCGAGGACCGCCACCCGGTAGCCCTTCTCGGTCAGCCGCAGCGCGCTGACCGACCCGCCGAACCCCGAGCCGATGACCAAGACGTCGTAGTCGTAGCCGCTCATCGCCATCCCACCTTCTTCAGAGCACCCACCGAGAAGGTGAGTACGCGGGCCCACTGCTCGTCGGACAGCTGCCGGGGCGAGCCGAACCCCTGCAGCCGTTGCACCGCGACGGTCTGGGTCTCGGTGTACTTCAGCAGCCCCTCGGCGCCGTGCCGGCGCCCGAGCCCGCTGTCCCCCATGCCGCCCATGGGCGCGTCCACGCTGCCCCAGGCCGGTCCGTAACCCTCGTTGACGTTGACGGTGCCGGTCCTGATCCGCGCGGCCAGCGCCCGGCCGCGGCGGGTGTCCCTCGTCCAGACGCTGGCGTTGAGCCCGTACTCCGTGGCGTTGGCCCGCCGGATCGCGTCGTCCTCGGAGCCGAACCGGTACAGCGACACCACCGGGCCGAACGTCTCCTCCTCGAAGACCGCCATCGACGGGGTGACCCCCTCGAGCAGGGTCGGCTCGTGGAAGTACCGCCCGAGGTCGGGACGGGGGCGCCCGCCGGCCAGCACGGTGGCACCGCCGGCGACGGCGTCGTCGATGTGCCGGCGGACGGCGTCCAGCTGGCGCTGCGACACCAGCGAGCCCATGTCGGCGGAGTAGTCCAGCGCGGCCGACAGCCGCATCCGGCCGACCGCGTCGGCGAACGCCGGGACGAAGGTGTCGTAGACCTCGTCGGCGACGTACATCCGCTCGATCGAGATGCACAGCTGGCCGGCGTTGGAGAAGCAGGCGCGCAGCGCGCCCTCGACCGTGCGGGCGAGGTTCGCGTCCGCGCAGACGATCATCGCGTTCTTGCCGCCAAGCTCGAGGCTGCAACCGACCAGCCGGTCCGCGCAGCGACGGGCCACGTCGCGGCCGGTCGCCGTCGACCCGGTGAAGCAGACGTAGTCGGCCCGGTCGACGACGGCGGGGCCGACCGTCGGGCCGTCACCGACGACGATCTGGAACAGGGAGTCGGGCAGCCCGGCCTCCACCAGCAGCTCGCGGGCCCACAGCGCGATGAACGCGGTCTGCGAGTCCGGCTTGAGCACGATGCCGTTGCCGGCCATGAGCGCGGGGATCGCGTCGCTCACCGCGAGGGTCAGCGGGTAGTTCCACGGGGCGATCACCCCGACCACGCCCAGCGGGTGGCGCTGCTGGGTCACCTGGGTGAGCAGCGGCAGCGCCCCGCGGCGGCGCTGCGGGGCGAGCAGCCGGGCGGCGCTGCGCGCGTAGTAGCGCGCATTGATCGCGACGTCGAGGACCTCCTCGAGCGCGTGCCGGCGGGCCTTGCCGGTCTCCCACTGCACGAGGTCGAGCGCCTCGTCCCTGCGGGCGAGCAGCAGGTCGTGGAAGGTGAGCAGCACCCGGCCGCGGGCGGCCACCGGACGGTCCGCCCAGGCCCGCTGGGCGGCCCGGGCCGAGCCGAACGCGACGTCGACGTCGGCCTCGCTGGAGACCGGCAGCCGGCCCACCAGGGCGCCGTCGAACGGCGAGCGGCACTCGGTGGTCGAGGCGCTCGGGCCAGCGGTCACCTGGGCCGCGAGCCGGAGCGCCACCGTGGGGTCCAGCACCGTGGGCGTCGTGACGCCGGCCGTCCCGACCGGCAGCGTCGCCGTCATACCACGAGCCTAGGGCCCAGCCTCCACCGGCGCTGGAGGAACCCTCGGGACGGCGGCCCGGTAGGCGGCCACCTCCGCGGCGATGCGGTCGTCGTCCCAGCCGAGCACCGGGGCCAGGATCCGGGCCGCGTCCAGGGCGACCGAGTCGCCGGCGTCCTTGGTCACGAGGGACAGGTGGGTGCGCCGGACCAGCACGTCGTCCAGGTGCAGGGCGCCCTCGTGGGTGGCGGCGTAGCGGACCTCCGCCCGCAGCACGGGGGCGTCGGGGTGCAGCCGCTCGCCGAGCTCGGGCTCGGCGTCGACCAGGGCCAGCACGTCGCGGACGTCGGACCCGTACCGGTGCAGCAGGCGACGGGTCTCCGCCCCGGTGAGCCCGGCCTCGGCAGCCAGGAAGTCACGGCCCTGCCAGGCCTCGTCGAACCCCTCAGCGCCGGCCAGCAGCACCGACTCGGTGCGCGACGGCGGGACCGGGAACGGCAGGTGGGCGACGGCCGCGTCGATGACGTCCTTGGCCATCACCCGGTACGTCGTGTACTTGCCGCCCGCGATCTGGACCAGCCCGGGCGCCGCCGAGGTGACCGCGTGCTCGCGGGACAGCTTGGCGGTCTCCTCCGGGTCGAGGTGCTGGTCGGCCACGAGCAGCGGCCGCAGCCCGGCGTAGACGCCGATGACGTCGTCGTGCGTGAGCGGGCGGACCAGCCAGTGGTTGGCCTGGTCCAGCAGGTACTGGACGTCCGCGGCGGTCGCCGAGGGCTCGTCGAGGTCGCCCTCCCACGGGGTGTCCGTGGTGCCGATCAGCCAGGTCTGGCCCCAGGGCAGCAGGAACAGCACGCTGCTCGGGGTCCGGGCGATCAACGCGGTGCTCAGGTCGATGGCCGCGCGGGGCACGACCAGGTGGACGCCCTTGGAGGGGCGGACCGGGTGCGCCTGGGCGGCGGCGTCGTCCTCGCCGAGCAGCGCCCGGGTCTGGTCGGTCCACACCCCGGTGGCCCCGGCCACGACCCGGGCGTGCACGCTGAGCTCCAGGCCGGTCTCCCGGTCCAGCGCCGTCACGCCCACGACGCGGTCCCCGTCGCGCAGGAAGCCGGTGACCTCGACGCCGGACGCCGCCAGGGCCCCGTGGGCCACCGCGGTCCGCACGACGGCGACCGTGTGCCGCGCGTCGTCGATCTGCGCGTCGAAGTAGGCGATCGCCCCGGTGTAGCTGTCCGGGT
This sequence is a window from Actinomycetes bacterium. Protein-coding genes within it:
- a CDS encoding ABC transporter ATP-binding protein → MKHLPLADPGTPDLGGAGRFLRWLGRRQWRLLGVGIAWGILWMLAQAAVPAALGAGIQAVSDKDRTGFVTWAVVVLGLGVVQAAAGVFRHRAAVANWLTAASRVQQLVVVHAARLGTDLPRQVATGEVVAVTGNDVERIGNAFDVIARFVGAIVAFFAISVVLLNTSLFLGLVVLVGVPLLMLVVAPLVRPLERREREQRAMFGATTELAADTVAGLRVLRGIGGEELFLDRFRTASDAVRTAGIRTSQVRALLDALQVALPGVFVVLVTWLGARSALAGNLQVGQLVAFYGYTAFLVMPLRTVTETAHKWTAARVAATRVVSLLALERQQPEPTRPADDPGHGPLVDHASGFVAEPGRLTAVVAVDPGSGSRLADRLGGYAEGLVSLAGVPLVELTTEVVRTRVLVQDTDPVLLTGPVADLFDVPRSGRVSVEEAISWSAAQDIVEGLPDGLATDLPERGRSLSGGQRQRIALARSLVVDPGVLVLDEPTSAVDAHTEARIGRLLKQARAGRTTVVVTSSPLLLDQADLVVLIEDDQVVATGTHAELMHTHALYRAVVVREDAEPAATAPSTEARR
- a CDS encoding ABC transporter ATP-binding protein; translated protein: MKRPVSTEESTRRAGTTLPVSGAAQVRHYVLELGGRHRSTLAAVVALNSVAAVAGVVGPQILGRLVQDLGAGLTVQDVNKAALIFVVALTVQTVFTGWSRMRAAVFGETVLADLRTDFLERAVALPPGVVERAGTGDLVTRATTDVDRLAFAVRRAVPEIVISLGTAVLIGVALTLTSWELALAWLLAVPPILVTTRWYFRRAPSAYREEMAAYAEVNSRIAETVDAGRTVEAYRLGADRVRRTDDGIRWWIGWERYTLWLRTIWFPSVETAYVLPLAAVLALGGWLYLDGQVNLGQVTAAVLYTQMLIEPVDLILMWYDELQVGQASLARLLGVREVPQRDVDGTLEPPSAELAARGVRYAYREGRDVLHGVDLDVAPGSRVAIVGPSGAGKSTLGRLLAGIHPPRTGSVEMGGVALAGLATETVRRHVALVTQEHHVFVGTLRDNLRLAGPEATDDELLAALAAVDAREWATALPEGLDTEVGAGGLKLTPPQAQQVALARLVLADPHTLVLDEATSLLDPRAARHLERSLAAVLEGRTVIAIAHRLHTAHDAELVAVVEDGRISEYGSHDELVAADGAYAALWRSWRDEGT
- the sulP gene encoding sulfate permease; this encodes MDVEAREPTLVQRLLPGLTTLRHYRRGWLRGDVLAGVTVAAYLVPQVMAYAGIAGLPPEVGLWAIMVPLAVYAFLGSSTQLSIGPESTTALMTATAIAPLALGDSGRYAALAAALAVLVALFCLLAWALRVGFIADLLSWPVLIGYMAGVAVIMIISQLEKLTGVPVEGDTLIAEVRSFLTHLSDVHWPTLAVGLGVLAFLLLVQHYWPRAPGPLLAVLLATTLVSLLDLTADGVAVVGRIPGGLPHPALPDVGWSDLQALFLPALGVMIVGYTDNVLTGRAFAAKGAYDIDANQELLALSAANLGAGVFQGFPVSSSGSRTAIGQTVGSRTQLYSLVALGSVVAVLLFLRPVLAQFPLAALGGIVVYAATRLVDLPAFHRLWSFRRSEYLLALGALAGVLLLDILYGVLIAVGLSVLDLLRRVARPHDAVQGLVPGLAGMHDIDDFPQAQTVAGLVVYRYDSPLFFANAEDFKRRAMAAVDEQLWPVRWFVLNAEANVEVDVTAVDALIDLRSHLAQRGIVFAMARVKQDLLVLLDRGGLVQQVGSDLIFPTLPTAVEGYEAWAKAHPVGS
- a CDS encoding GMC family oxidoreductase, whose protein sequence is MAMSGYDYDVLVIGSGFGGSVSALRLTEKGYRVAVLEAGRRFDETTLPKTSWRARSFLWAPALGLRGIQRIHLLGHAVVLAGAGVGGGSLVYANTLYVPPKTFFADPQWRDITDWEAELAPYYDQASRMLGVVRNPTMTPADVAMKAVADEMGVGHTFGLTPVGVFFGDGPGVPAADPFFGGAGPSRAGCTECGACMTGCRHNAKNTLPKNYLGLAEAAGTTVLPDTAAVRIRPLTGGGFAVDTQRPGAWVRREPATLTAEQVVVSAGAYNTQRLLHRMRDDGHLPGLSPTLGRLSRTNSESLVGAVAKDTSTDYTRGVAITSSFYPEPHTHIEPVRYGKGSNAMGLLNTILTDGGGPRPRWATWLGEAVRHPGAVAASLNVRRWSERAVIALVMQTVDNSLTVRSSRTRLGRWRLTSEQGYGEPNPTWIPVANDAVRRLATVVRGRAMGNLGDLVNRPMTAHFIGGCAIGATADDGVVDAYHRAYGHPGLHVVDGSTVSANLGVNPSLTITAQAERAMALWPNRGDADLRPPLGSGYQPVPAVPPRHPVVPATAPGGLRLPVVAVRSGSYEPTG
- a CDS encoding succinic semialdehyde dehydrogenase, yielding MTATLPVGTAGVTTPTVLDPTVALRLAAQVTAGPSASTTECRSPFDGALVGRLPVSSEADVDVAFGSARAAQRAWADRPVAARGRVLLTFHDLLLARRDEALDLVQWETGKARRHALEEVLDVAINARYYARSAARLLAPQRRRGALPLLTQVTQQRHPLGVVGVIAPWNYPLTLAVSDAIPALMAGNGIVLKPDSQTAFIALWARELLVEAGLPDSLFQIVVGDGPTVGPAVVDRADYVCFTGSTATGRDVARRCADRLVGCSLELGGKNAMIVCADANLARTVEGALRACFSNAGQLCISIERMYVADEVYDTFVPAFADAVGRMRLSAALDYSADMGSLVSQRQLDAVRRHIDDAVAGGATVLAGGRPRPDLGRYFHEPTLLEGVTPSMAVFEEETFGPVVSLYRFGSEDDAIRRANATEYGLNASVWTRDTRRGRALAARIRTGTVNVNEGYGPAWGSVDAPMGGMGDSGLGRRHGAEGLLKYTETQTVAVQRLQGFGSPRQLSDEQWARVLTFSVGALKKVGWR
- a CDS encoding glycerol-3-phosphate dehydrogenase/oxidase, whose amino-acid sequence is MSTGRLDPAERARALDRMQAGELDVLVVGGGVTGAGAALDSATRGLTVGLLERRDWAAGTSSRSSRLAHGGLRYLEQLEFGLVHEALTERGLLLDKLAPHLARPVPFILPLTRRGWERPYIGAGVALYDVLSRVSRKGGALPGHRHLSKRATARLAPGLDPDSYTGAIAYFDAQIDDARHTVAVVRTAVAHGALAASGVEVTGFLRDGDRVVGVTALDRETGLELSVHARVVAGATGVWTDQTRALLGEDDAAAQAHPVRPSKGVHLVVPRAAIDLSTALIARTPSSVLFLLPWGQTWLIGTTDTPWEGDLDEPSATAADVQYLLDQANHWLVRPLTHDDVIGVYAGLRPLLVADQHLDPEETAKLSREHAVTSAAPGLVQIAGGKYTTYRVMAKDVIDAAVAHLPFPVPPSRTESVLLAGAEGFDEAWQGRDFLAAEAGLTGAETRRLLHRYGSDVRDVLALVDAEPELGERLHPDAPVLRAEVRYAATHEGALHLDDVLVRRTHLSLVTKDAGDSVALDAARILAPVLGWDDDRIAAEVAAYRAAVPRVPPAPVEAGP